One Balneola vulgaris DSM 17893 genomic window carries:
- a CDS encoding DUF2851 family protein: protein MSKAGFTYPEYILQWIWNHGFFNTQYLTSICGKSIEVLSPGVLNHSDGPDFLAATIRIDGISWHGSIEVHTEAKYWQQHGHHTNPSYNNVILHVVASDEYTPAITQSGEELITLNLLPHLSNSLHTFTEEFNQRSTFPCSSNLKYLNAEVLAKQIDKAHTEYLEKKVKDVLRFYDPQLLPSEAWKYALIRALFDGFGISHNREAMEEVGRHALHLSQEGHSGSTLEEKVLHFAFESEPAINWNRKGLRPAAYPEKRIPLALQFMQAILNAPFHTFLHADAILLWNEWAKSLGVHQRAQIKILFATVYLPALYALASILHIHSLRTEVLATWNNYQAPISKSLYKKLSASLPEFKIHGRKLGAVHQIKHYCNQKRCMECFVLKKVIQS, encoded by the coding sequence ATGTCTAAAGCGGGGTTCACATATCCAGAGTATATACTCCAATGGATATGGAACCACGGTTTTTTCAATACTCAATACTTAACATCCATTTGTGGAAAGAGTATCGAGGTTCTATCTCCAGGTGTATTAAATCATTCTGATGGTCCCGATTTCCTTGCGGCCACCATTCGTATTGATGGTATTTCTTGGCATGGCTCAATTGAAGTGCATACCGAAGCTAAATATTGGCAACAGCATGGGCATCACACCAATCCATCTTACAACAACGTCATTCTACATGTAGTAGCAAGTGATGAATACACCCCTGCTATCACACAATCGGGAGAAGAGTTAATCACCCTCAACCTTCTGCCACATCTATCGAATTCGCTTCACACTTTTACAGAAGAGTTCAATCAACGCTCAACATTTCCCTGCAGTAGCAATCTGAAATACCTAAATGCAGAGGTGCTTGCCAAACAAATTGACAAAGCCCATACCGAGTACTTAGAAAAGAAAGTGAAGGATGTGCTACGTTTCTATGATCCTCAACTATTACCGTCGGAAGCTTGGAAGTATGCGTTAATTCGGGCATTATTTGATGGCTTTGGTATATCCCACAATCGTGAAGCTATGGAAGAAGTAGGCAGGCACGCACTGCATCTTTCTCAAGAAGGGCATTCAGGTAGCACCCTCGAAGAGAAGGTGTTGCACTTTGCTTTTGAAAGCGAACCAGCTATTAACTGGAACAGGAAAGGATTGAGGCCGGCTGCTTACCCAGAAAAACGCATTCCTTTGGCACTACAATTTATGCAGGCCATTTTGAACGCACCCTTCCATACTTTTTTACACGCCGATGCCATTCTACTCTGGAATGAGTGGGCAAAAAGCTTGGGCGTACATCAACGTGCACAAATAAAAATCTTATTTGCCACCGTGTATCTGCCAGCACTGTATGCACTCGCATCCATCTTGCATATTCACTCTCTGCGAACAGAAGTTTTGGCCACTTGGAACAATTATCAGGCTCCGATCTCAAAATCTTTATACAAAAAACTGAGTGCATCGCTTCCAGAATTCAAAATTCATGGCAGAAAATTGGGCGCAGTGCACCAAATAAAGCATTACTGTAATCAGAAAAGATGTATGGAGTGTTTTGTACTAAAAAAAGTAATTCAGTCTTGA